From the genome of Vicia villosa cultivar HV-30 ecotype Madison, WI linkage group LG2, Vvil1.0, whole genome shotgun sequence, one region includes:
- the LOC131647264 gene encoding uncharacterized protein LOC131647264 produces MTKNYFTFLFTFVLILNLLSPSSATPPPAKIVTGVVSNVVSSLLKWIWSQSQKSKPKVTVQHSRSMVKFESGYNVETIFDGSKLGIEPYSIEISSDGEFLVLDSENSNVYKISSPMSKYSKPKLLAGSSEGYIGHIDGRARDARLNHPKGLTVDDSGNIYIADTLNMAIRKISDEGVTTIAGGGKRGQVGGHVDGPSEEAKFSNDFDIVYVSSTCSLLVVDRGNNAIREIQLNQHDCMTTSSTNDEYEYDNSFPLGIAALVCAGFFGYMLALLQRRVRDMFSSPNDSRAHIRTMGTQFTSQQRPTPKSVRPPLIPNEDEFDKHDEGFFVSLGRLLVNSSSSMGEIFLSLFVGSKRKQLSYHQYQQHQQQYHYPNRHSNSWPMQESFVIPDGDEPPPNTETKTPTQRKTYPYTNKELEMLEKTRDNSLYETNIFPPPAQINRQTENTIPQRSHAYMNMLDNAYNEQHHHRHQQQQHSQTQHQQQHQVQTRYSSTTPSSYYEQNCETNEIVFGAVQEHDGRREAMVIKAVDYGDPKFSHHNIRPRLNYVGYSKNY; encoded by the exons ATGACCAAGAATTATTTCACGTTCCTTTTTACTTTTGTTCTTATACTCAATTTGTTATCTCCATCTTCAGCTACACCACCACCAGCAA AAATTGTTACTGGAGTTGTCTCCAATGTTGTTTCTTCTCTTCTTAAATGGATATGGTCACAATCACAAAAATCTAAACCAAAAGTAACAG TTCAACATAGTCGATCCATGGTGAAATTCGAGAGTGGTTACAATGTCGAAACAATATTTGATGGAAGTAAGCTTGGGATTGAGCCATATTCAATTGAAATTTCTTCAGATGGTGAATTTTTGGTTCTGGATTCTGAGAACAGTAATGTCTACAAGATCTCAAGCCCAATGTCAAAAT ATAGCAAACCAAAGCTGCTTGCTGGATCTTCAGAAGGGTATATTGGTCATATAGATGGAAGAGCTAGAGATGCAAGACTTAACCACCCTAAAGGGCTTACAGTTGATGATAGTGGCAATATTTATATTGCAGACACATTGAATATGGCTATCAGAAAGATCAGTGATGAAG GGGTAACTACTATTGCAGGTGGAGGAAAAAGGGGCCAAGTAGGAGGACATGTTGATGGTCCAAGTGAAGAAGCAAAATTTtcaaatgattttgatatagtTTATGTTAGTAGTACTTGTTCTCTATTGGTGGTAGATAGAGGAAACAATGCAATTAGAGAGATTCAACTCAATCAACATGATTGCATGACTACTAGTAGTACTAATGATGAGTATGAGTATGACAATAGTTTCCCCTTAG GAATAGCTGCACTTGTTTGTGCTGGATTCTTCGGTTATATGTTAGCATTACTTCAGAGGAGAGTTAGAGACATGTTTTCTTCTCCGAAT GATTCAAGAGCTCATATTCGAACAATGGGAACACAATTTACATCACAACAAAGACCTACTCCCAAATCAGTTAGGCCTCCTTTGATCCCAAATGAAGATGAATTTGATAAACATGATGAAGGCTTCTTTGTTTCTCTTGGAAGGCTTTTAGTGAATTCTAGTTCATCCATGGGTGAAATCTTTTTAAGCTTGTTCGTAGGATCCAAAAGAAAACAACTCTCATATCATCAataccaacaacatcaacaacaatatcATTATCCAAATCGACATTCAAATTCTTGGCCGATGCAAGAAAGTTTTGTCATTCCAGACGGAGACGAACCACCTCCTAATACAGAAACTAAAACACCTACGCAAAGAAAAACATATCCATACACGAATAAGGAATTAGAAATGTTGGAAAAAACAAGAGATAATAGTCTCTACGAAACAAATATTTTTCCTCCACCCGCACAGATAAACAGACAGACAGAAAATACAATTCCACAACGTAGTCATGCATACATGAACATGTTGGATAATGCTTATAACGAACaacatcatcatcgtcatcaacaACAGCAACATTCTCAGAcgcaacaccaacaacaacaccaaGTTCAAACTCGGTATTCTTCAACCACTCCATCGAGTTACTATGAGCAGAATTGTgaaacaaatgagattgtatttggtGCAGTTCAAGAACATGATGGAAGACGTGAAGCTATGGTGATTAAGGCTGTTGATTATGGTGATCCAAAATTTAGTCACCATAATATTCGTCCTAGATTAAATTATGTAGGTTACTCCAAAAATTATTGA